ACCAATACCAAGTTTCTGTGATGCTCTCCATGGACCTTCTGCAAGAATGTCACCAAAACCTTCTCTATAGGTCATCATACGGAGAAGTTTATCGACGACTTCTGCATTTCCCCATGTAAGCTCGAGGCCGCCAGTATCTTTAGCTGTCAAGTATCCTTTCTCCCAGCATTCCATTGCCCAGCTAATTGCGGCTCCAGCTTCAATGGCATCCATTCCAAAATTGTTGGTCAGCACAGCATTGTGCAGAGTCGTTTCTGAATCGATGATGCCAACTCTTGGTCCTGTCGGCACAGCGGCTTCATATTCAGGTCCGCCTGTATATTCTCCTTTATATTTGCCTTCTCTAATTTCAGAAACTATACCACAGCAGATAGCGCAGGAGAAACATCCTTCTTTGTGTCTCAGATGTTTTTTAGACCAAACTTCACCAGAAATGTTTCTTGCATCTGGATGATATCCATATTTGAGGTTCTTCCATGGGAACCAACCCATTTCATAGTTACATGGCATAATGAGAATCAAACTGCCGTAGTTGAGAAGGCCCTGTGCCATTGGGTCGGTGCGCATTGTTTCGCGCCATTCACTGCAAATCTTGAAATATTCTTCCGGATTTGCAATCTTGACGCCGCCTGTTCCCCTAACAGCGATTGCTTTGATATTTTTCGAGCCAATTACAGCACCATGTCCTGTTCTTCCTGCCGCCCTATAACAGTCATTGAATGTGCAGGCAAAACGGACGAGGTTTTCACCGGCAGGTCCAATTGTTACTATATGAATATCTTTGTCGCCTAATTCTTCCTTGATTATCGCATCAGCATCTCTTGGATACTTTCCCCAAATGTGGGAAGCATCTCTGATTTCGATTTTGTCATCATCAATCCAAATATAAGACGGTTTCGGAGCTTTTCCTTCAAGAATAATCTGTTCATAGCCGGCAAACTTCAATTCAGCGCCCCAGTGTCCGCCCATATTAGAATCACCGAATCCGCCTGTTAAGGGCGATTTTGCGGTAACCGTAACTCTACCTGTTGAAGGTCCAAATGTGCCTGACATAGGACCAACGCCAAGACAAACGACATTTTCAGGTGATAATGGGTCAACATCTGGTCCGACGCTGTTATACAAAACTTCGGAATTGTAACCTCTGCCGCCTAACCATTTACGCCTATACTCATAAGGTGTTTCCTCAACATCCCAGGTGCCTTTGGTTAAATTGAAACGAATTCTTTTTCCTCTCCATCCATACATATTATTAGCCCTCCCCTTTTAACTTAGCAATTACGTCATCAGCAAGTGCACGCCTGCGGTGCCTTACTGTTAGCTCAAGAGGTGCATATTCGAGACATTTGGTTGGGCAATGTTTTACACACATCGGGTCGCCGCCGCAAAGATTGCACTTATATGCTTTTCCTGTTCTGTAGCTAATTCCTGCAGCGCCAAAAGGACATGCCCTTACACATGCCTTGCAACCAACGCAAATTTCTTCATTGATTAATCCCGTTCCCAATTCCGGGTCAATGGAGTTTGCGCCAGTTGGACAAACTTCTACGCACACTGGTTTCGAACAGAGGGCACAGCCAACAGGGAAGCTATCTCCAATAGCTTCGTTCCTTACAACCCGGATTCTTGAAAGAGACGGACTGCACTCTTTCTCATTATAAAGAGAACAAGCCATCTCACAAGTTCTGCAACCCGAACACTTTTCCGGATTGATCATAATAAACTTGGTTTGTTCCATATTATCGATCCCCCTTCAAATTAGATTGGAAATTTCAATGTTGGAAAAACATTTAGGTGAAACTTATTATTCTATCTTCTACTGTCTCACCTCCCTTCTTTTTTGAATAAAAAATTTTATGAAAGTGCTTTAACTTTTTCAGTCATTCTCTTTGCTATGTCAAGAAATTTTCTTTGGTCAGAAATAGCTGTTGTAAAATATTCCAATCTCTCTTTTTCGATCCCAATAGAATCCAAAAGTTTCTTTCCAAATTCAACTTGTGAAACCATATAATCCTTACCGTTTTTAAAGTGACATGTAGCACAACCGCCAACAATTACGCCATCTGCCCCACATTCGAAAGATTTGAAAATATCAAACAAGGAAACCTTCCCTGCACAGGGCACACCCAATGGAAGGATATTGGGTGGATATTTTATCTTCTTCAACCCTACAAGGTCAACAGCCGCATATGCACATTCAAGGCAAAGGAATGTAAGTATTTTGGGTTTGATATCAGCAGAACGAATTATTTCTTCAATCTGGGAGATAAAATTCTCTTCTCTGTAATTTCCTGCCCAAATAGCTCCTGTTGGACAAAATGCTGAACATTGTCCACAATTGACGCATTTCACCGGATTCACTTCAGGTGTTTCCAAAATATCTATTGCTGTAAATTCTTCTTTAGTTTCGACTGCTCTCACAGGACAAACATTTACACATATTCCACATTTGATACAAAGCTCTTCATCTATCTTAGCGCACATAATTTCCTTTACAGCTTTCTGCTTCTTAATCTGCGATATTGCTTTTGCTGCCGCCGCACTTCCCTGTGCAATAGAAAGAGGAATATTCTTTGGTCCTGTTACGGAGCCTGCCGCATAAATTCCTTTCAACGATGTTTCAGTGGCGCGGTTTTTCCCGTAATATTCCCTGATAAAACCATATTCATTCAAATCAAGACAGGAAACCTCTGATAATTTATCAGTCCCTTTTGCAGGACGCAGAGCACTGGAAAGGACGACAAGGTCAGCTTCAAGAAGAAGGTCGCGATTCATTGTAATGTCCTCAACCTCAACGAGAAGATTCGCAGTTTCCGGGATTTCTTCAATTCTCGAAGGGCGACCCTTTACGAAATTGACCCATTTATCACGAGCTTCGATATAATATTTTTCAAAATTTCCGGGAGTCCTTATATCGATATAACAAATCGTTACCTCGGCGTCTGTTTTTTCTTTTATCAAAATGGCATGTTTGATAGCAAAAAGGCAGCATACTTCAGAGCAATATTCATTATAATTGCTGTCACGCGACCCAACGCACTGTATCATAACAATATTTTTTGCTTCTTTTCCATCCGATGGCCTTATAAGTTTACCTTCAGTATGCCCTTCCGGATTAAGCAGATGCCCTAATTCATGCTGAGTAATCACATTTTGATATCTTCCAAAGCCATACTCAGTTACTGCATTTGGCTTAAACTCGCTTATACCGGTAGCAATAACTACAGCACCAGCATTAAACAACTCATTCCTTTTTGTATCATTAAGATTTATTGCCTTAGTTGGGCAGATATCTTCACATTCTCTGCATCCCTCTCTGCAATTTTCCCTATCAATCAAATATGCCCGTGGAATTGCTTGAGGCCATGGAAGATAAGCGGCTTTTCGCGAAACCGTTGAATAATGTTTCCGTTTGATACCATCAACAGGACATACTTCTTCGCATTTTCCACAAAGAATGCATCTTTCAACATCCACATAACGCGGTTCAACTTCAGCAGAAATTTGAAAATTCCCGGGTTCTCCTTTTATTCCTGTAATATTCGTTCCAGTAAGTATTTTAAGATTAGGCTGATTGTCGATTCTACTCCTGTAAAGGCATTTTCTGCAAACTTCAAGATTCTCAACATCAAGAAAAGCTGTGCACAAGCCGCAGTCATTTGTAGGTGCAACAATCCCTAACTTCATCGCCATTCCGCCAAGAAAGTGCTTTTTTTCAAGAAGTATTGTTTTGATTCCGGCTTCAGCCAACTCAAAGGATGCAGCTATTCCGGCAGGTCCTGCACCAATTACTACGGCTTCATTTGAGATTTGGCGGCTTTCTTTTCTATTTTCTTCTGATGCCTCTATGCTTCTTGCAGCCGTCTTAATCATTGCGAGAGCTTTTCTCGTGGCATTTTTAGGATCATCCGAATGAGGCCAGGCACATCCCTCTCTCAAATTGACTATCTCGTAAAAGTTTCTACTAATACCTGCTCTTTCAAGCCCTTCTTTGAATATCTTTCCTATGCTCTGAGGGGAGCAGGCAGAAATTACAAATTTCTCTATAAACTCACTTTTAACCTTGTCAGCTATAAATTTTATACCCTCTTTCTGACAAAGAGCATTATGTATAACCACACTTTTGAATGTATTGTCAGTTTGTATGCTTTCAACAATTTTTTCAATATCTATTGTCTTGGAAATTTCATCAGCACAGGTACATATGAATAAGGCAAGTTCTTTTTCTTCTGTGGTTGGTTCTTTTACAAAATCTTCTTTTCCTGCTTTTTTATTCACCACTTTCTTTCTTCCCTGATATTTCGGAAGCTGTTCTGCCAATCAAGATTGAAAGTCTTGGCACAGCTTCATATGCTGTTCTCCATTTTCTACACTTCTGACAAAAATCAAGTTCACTATGGATATGTGATTCTTCTTCAAGAATTTTTTTAAGCTTTTCTATTGCCGCCTTAGGCCCAACAGGTCTTTTGCACTGGACACAAAGGATAAGCTCTGCTTCCTTCTTTAATTCAAGAGAGCCTTCAAAGAAAGTTTTTAGATTTAGGCCCGGATTTGCTTTTATTGCATCATCATCACAACTCTTTTCGCACTTCCTGCAGCCTACGCATATCTGCATTTTATGGTAGATATACCTTACGCCGTCTTTGTCATCAACTTCTATTGCTCCTGTTGGACAAATTTCAGCACAGGCGCCACAAGCAATACATTTATCTTTGTCTATTTCAATCGAGCCGCCAAAATAGATATTTCTGTCAGCTTCAATAAAGGAATCTTGCCACTTTTTCCCTTTTCTTTTGCGAAGAGAAGTAAGCAGTTCTCCTAATTTTTCTCTATTTTCGAGGCGTTTCTCTTCAACACGCCTAACCTTCAAATCAAATTTATATTTCATACGCTTTTGAAATTAGCTTTTCTTCTCATACTTTTCAAGTTCTCTTTTCTTCAAAATATTCTTCTGAATCTTTCCAATTGATGTCTTTGGAAATTCCTTCACAACTTCTATGAATTCAGGCACTTTGAACTTTGCCAGCCGCTCAGCACAGAATGCTTTCACTTCATCAGCAGTTACCGACATCCCCTCTTTTAACAAAATGAATGCTTTTACAGCCCAATCCCGCATTTCATCAGGAACTCCTATCACAGCGGCTTCCACTATAGCAGGATGCTCTGTCAAAACTCTTTCAACTTCTTGTGCGGCAATGTTTTCCCCTGCTCTTTTAATTACATCCTTCTTTCTATCTATAAAGTACACATAGCCATCCTCATCCATCTTGCCATAATCGCCTGTATAGAACCAGTTATTCTCATCAAGCACTTCTGCTGTAGCTTCAGGGTTCTTATAATACCCCTTCATCAATTGAATTCCGGGTGTGCCATGGACTGCTATTTCACCTACCTCACCAATGGGGACTTCATTCCTATTATCATCAACTATCTTTATCTCAACACCAAATGTTGGTAATCCCACAGACCCCCTCTTTCTCTTTGCGTGCATACAGGTAAATGTGCAGGGTGCCAATGTTTCTGTAAGGCCATAAAGGTCGTGAAGTGTCGTGTTGAAGCGCGTTTCAAATTCATCCCATTGCTCGTCAGTAATAGCAATAGCAAAGCAGATTCTTCTCATTTTATGGTCCCTGTC
The DNA window shown above is from Candidatus Schekmanbacteria bacterium and carries:
- a CDS encoding hydrogenase iron-sulfur subunit codes for the protein MNKKAGKEDFVKEPTTEEKELALFICTCADEISKTIDIEKIVESIQTDNTFKSVVIHNALCQKEGIKFIADKVKSEFIEKFVISACSPQSIGKIFKEGLERAGISRNFYEIVNLREGCAWPHSDDPKNATRKALAMIKTAARSIEASEENRKESRQISNEAVVIGAGPAGIAASFELAEAGIKTILLEKKHFLGGMAMKLGIVAPTNDCGLCTAFLDVENLEVCRKCLYRSRIDNQPNLKILTGTNITGIKGEPGNFQISAEVEPRYVDVERCILCGKCEEVCPVDGIKRKHYSTVSRKAAYLPWPQAIPRAYLIDRENCREGCRECEDICPTKAINLNDTKRNELFNAGAVVIATGISEFKPNAVTEYGFGRYQNVITQHELGHLLNPEGHTEGKLIRPSDGKEAKNIVMIQCVGSRDSNYNEYCSEVCCLFAIKHAILIKEKTDAEVTICYIDIRTPGNFEKYYIEARDKWVNFVKGRPSRIEEIPETANLLVEVEDITMNRDLLLEADLVVLSSALRPAKGTDKLSEVSCLDLNEYGFIREYYGKNRATETSLKGIYAAGSVTGPKNIPLSIAQGSAAAAKAISQIKKQKAVKEIMCAKIDEELCIKCGICVNVCPVRAVETKEEFTAIDILETPEVNPVKCVNCGQCSAFCPTGAIWAGNYREENFISQIEEIIRSADIKPKILTFLCLECAYAAVDLVGLKKIKYPPNILPLGVPCAGKVSLFDIFKSFECGADGVIVGGCATCHFKNGKDYMVSQVEFGKKLLDSIGIEKERLEYFTTAISDQRKFLDIAKRMTEKVKALS
- a CDS encoding 4Fe-4S dicluster domain-containing protein, translating into MEQTKFIMINPEKCSGCRTCEMACSLYNEKECSPSLSRIRVVRNEAIGDSFPVGCALCSKPVCVEVCPTGANSIDPELGTGLINEEICVGCKACVRACPFGAAGISYRTGKAYKCNLCGGDPMCVKHCPTKCLEYAPLELTVRHRRRALADDVIAKLKGEG
- a CDS encoding 4Fe-4S dicluster domain-containing protein — its product is MKYKFDLKVRRVEEKRLENREKLGELLTSLRKRKGKKWQDSFIEADRNIYFGGSIEIDKDKCIACGACAEICPTGAIEVDDKDGVRYIYHKMQICVGCRKCEKSCDDDAIKANPGLNLKTFFEGSLELKKEAELILCVQCKRPVGPKAAIEKLKKILEEESHIHSELDFCQKCRKWRTAYEAVPRLSILIGRTASEISGKKESGE
- a CDS encoding aldehyde ferredoxin oxidoreductase, translating into MYGWRGKRIRFNLTKGTWDVEETPYEYRRKWLGGRGYNSEVLYNSVGPDVDPLSPENVVCLGVGPMSGTFGPSTGRVTVTAKSPLTGGFGDSNMGGHWGAELKFAGYEQIILEGKAPKPSYIWIDDDKIEIRDASHIWGKYPRDADAIIKEELGDKDIHIVTIGPAGENLVRFACTFNDCYRAAGRTGHGAVIGSKNIKAIAVRGTGGVKIANPEEYFKICSEWRETMRTDPMAQGLLNYGSLILIMPCNYEMGWFPWKNLKYGYHPDARNISGEVWSKKHLRHKEGCFSCAICCGIVSEIREGKYKGEYTGGPEYEAAVPTGPRVGIIDSETTLHNAVLTNNFGMDAIEAGAAISWAMECWEKGYLTAKDTGGLELTWGNAEVVDKLLRMMTYREGFGDILAEGPWRASQKLGIGEDCLVVTRGMSLPGDDPRGLGFGYGLSFAVGTRGGCDHLRSLCCLELSGYLYPGLNKKIVGTEECSKPLVTAGKPKMVYWEENQKAFVDSLQVCCFNTHWSYGCRNEHLVPMLNAVTGLDFTEDELMTIGERIYNLERAYWAKMLSGKYEDTVPRRFTHEPMPENPAASSGKVLPLDEMLPEYYKLREYDPETGFPGEKKLKELGLEDVAEELKPYRKKYIELHKGKKGGKKKK